The Oculatellaceae cyanobacterium genomic sequence ACCGTATTTGGCTTGTTCTACAGCTACCCCTTTCATAAAAGAGTGCATCCAGCCTTTAGTGCCACCGTAGGTCGTGTTTTCTGATAAACCGTTAAAGCCTGCTTCCGAACCCGCAGAGACGATATTACCGCCTGTTTTTTGCAGATGCGGTAGGGCGTATTTGGTCATTAAAAAGGCTGAACGGAGATTCATCCGTATTGTGTAATCGAAATCTTCAAGGGGATAATCTTGGGTTTCACCTGTAACAACAAATACACCTGCGTTATTAACTAAGATGTCTAATTGTCCATAGGTATCTATAGCTGTTTGAATGCAAGCTTGTGCTTGGGATTCTTCAGAAATATCACCAGTATGTGCGATCGCTTCCCCACCATATTGCTTAATCGCCTCTGCTACGTCGTTTACCGGATCGCTTGATAAACCGTTAACAATAACTTTTGCACCTTCTTTTGCAAACTTATGTGCGATCGCTTCTCCAATTCCAGTACCCGCACCAGTTATAATCGCTACCTTACCCTCCAGTCGTCTACTCACTGTTGAACCTCCTTCTACCCTCCTTATTTACACTCTTTCAGAGAAATTTTCCTTACCTCTGTCTTGAGTAGGGTTAATTAGAAATCTCTTTTGTTATTTATAATTCCTACGAACTTAAGCTGAATATTTGCTAGCTAGCCTAAAAAACCTTGTATACGCCACAATTAGGCTATAAGTTCATAAATATTTCCTTTTCCCATCTAGCCTGAGATAGAATCCTGGCAATACTGCTGTATCAGCTATTACATAATTCCATAAGTCAATTTTGGTAATGTATCCCTGACTACGATCATTTGGGGCGAACTACAAATAGTAATACTTGTAGTGGTGTGAGGAGCAATGAAAAAATATTTTGGAAAGTTATTGCTGATTAATTCAGCAATGTTATTAGCTTATTCATTTGGCTTAAAAGCTGCTGCGGCTCAACCCAGCACGCTTTCAGCTACAACTGTTAATCAACATAATTCAAATTTGCTCAGTCTGAGTGATGCTGAGTCTAAGCCGAAAGCCATATTGGAAACAGCTTTAAATAATCAAGACTTAAAGCTAAGTCAGCAAACATCAGCCTTAAAAGTAGAAGTTGAACCTAATCATAATCTAGGACAGCTACAACAACAGCAAGTAGCTCAAACCAACCCAGCAATACAACAGACAGAATCTTCATCTGTTAACAGCAACAATTTAGAACAAATCCAGCGCTATAACAACGATCAACAAGACAGTCTAGATCAAGTCACCAACGTTTCCCAATTTCGAGATGTGCAACCTTCTGACTGGGCTTATGAAGCACTGTCTCGCGTTGTACAAACTTACGGATGTTTGCAAGGATATCCTGATGGCACATATCGTGGTAACCGTGCATTATCACGCTATGAATTTGCTGCTGGTTTAAACGCTTGTCTAAGACAAATTGAAGCTTTAATTGCCAGAACTCCAACAGGTTCTACTGGTGGTGTTTCCCCAAGCGACTTACAAGCACTGCAACGCCTAACGGAAGAGTTTCGCACAGAACTAGCAACTTTAGGTACACGGGTAAATAATTTAGAAGGTCGAACTGCTTTTCTAGAACAACGTCAGTTTTCTACTACTACTAAATTAGTCGGTGAAGCAATTTTTGCTCTCACTGATGGCTTGGGAGAAAACAACAACGTTGAAACCGTCTTACAAGATCGTGTACGTTTAGACTTACAAACCAGTTTTACTGGTAAAGATGTATTACATACCCGTTTGGCAGCTAGCAATGCTAATCAAACGATGGTACCAGATATCGATATAGCTGGTGTACCAGGTGGTACAGGTGAAGGTACACAAACTTTTAACCTAACGGGCGGTAGTGCTAACAATAACGTCGTACTCGACTGGTTAGCTTACTACTTACCCTTGGGAGATAGGCTTCAAGCTTATATTGCAGCTTATGGCGGTATACATAGCGATTACGTTCTCTCAACTGCTAACCCTTACTTAGAGGACTTCACAGGAGGTAATGGCGCACTTTCCCATTTTGCTGAAGAAAATCCCATTTTTTCCATTGGTGGAGGTGCAGGCGCAGGACTCACCTATAAATTAAGTAATGCTTTGGGACTGAGTGTAGGCTATTTAGCTGGTGGTAATACGAGTGCAGCTAATGCTAATCCAGGCAATGGTTTATTTGATGGTGACTATGCTGCTTTAGCGCAACTCAACTTAAACCCTGGCGGTAGGTTTCAGGTAGGTTTAACTTATGTCAACAGCTATCATACCCTTGGTGGCCCAATCTTTAACCTTGGTGGCCCTACTGGTCAAGGTAGGATTAGCGGTGGCACAACTGGTACTGTTTATGCAAATAATCCAGGTACACTACTTGGTGTTCCCGACAACCCAGTACAAGCAAATTCTTATGGTGCATCCGCTTCATTTCAACTTAGCCCCAGATTAGCAATCAATGGTTGGTTTAGTTACACCAAAGCAGATATACTTTCGGTTGATAAAGCTGAGATTTGGAATTATGCAGTTGCTCTAGCTTTTCCTGATTTGGGTAAGAGGGGAAATCTTGGGGGTATTATTGTTGGTGCGGAACCTTATTTAGGGGGTTTTTCAAATAGCCCTGCACCAGCTAATAATGATATTCCTTTGCACATTGAGGGTTTTTACAGATACCAATTGACTGATAATGTCTCGATTACCCCTGGTGTGATTGTGCTGACGGCTCTTAATCAAAATCAAGCTAGCGATGATGTGATTATTGGGACTCTCAGAACTACATTTCGCTTTTAAATCTGATGCAGCAAAAGTTAGCTAGAAGATCAAATCTTTATAGCTTGCTAATGGTAATTGAAGAAGGCAGAAGGGTTCGTTCAGATGGGGATTCTAAACCCCTTCTCTCCTTGAGCCAGTGAAACGTTGTTCACAGGGGGCGCGGGTACCTTTACTCCATAAAAGTCGTGGGCTAGAGATGCGAAGGCATTCCTTCTGCCCTCTGCCCTCTGCTCTCTGCCTTTTTTGGTTAATATTTTTTAAGGGGAATTTTGATTAAAAATTCTGCACCTTCGCCAGGAGAGGATATACATTCTAGATTACCGCCATGCTTATCTACAACAATTTGATAGCTGATTGATAATCCTAATCCTGTTCCTTCGCCTACGGATTTGGTGGTAAAAAAGGGATCGAATAACCGCGCCCTTACTGTTTCGTTCATTCCAAATCCATTATCTTTAATCTTAATTACCACCCACTTTTCGTCAACCAGTTGAGTGTTAATACGAATACTTGGTGCAGCAATCTTTTTCCCCTCTATTTCAATTCTCAGTGCATGAATAGCATTGCTGAGGATATTCATAAATACCTGATTAAGCTGTCCGGCATAACACTCTATTTTGGGCAAGTCTGCATATTCCTTAATAATTTCAATTTCTGGCTCGCCAGCCTTGCCTTTCAGATTATTTTGCAAAATTAGGAATGTACTCTCAATACCTTCATGGATATTAACGGGTTTCTTATCTGCTTCGTCTAGCCTAGAAAAGTTTCTTAAAGTTAGTACGATTTGGCGGATGCGATCGGTTCCCACTTTCATTGAGGATAAAGTTTTAGGCAAATCCTCAATGAGATAATTTAGATCAATTTCTTCAATATGTTTTTGAATTATTGGATTTGAGTACTGTTCTTGGTAGAGTGCGATTAAATCGAGTAAATCTTGAGAGTAGTTACTAACATGGGCAAGGTTCCCGTGAATAAAATTGACAGGATTATTAATTTCGTGGGCAACTCCAGCAACGAGTTGTCCTAAGCTAGACATTTTCTCTGTTTGAATGAGTTGAGTTTGGGTTTTTTGTAGTTCTTTTAAGGTTGTTTCTAACTCTTGTGCCTGATTTATTGCCTGGGTTGCTAGTTCGTCTTTTACTTGTAAAGTTTGCTGAAGCTGGGCTTCTGCAAGTTTCCGTTCGGTAATATCACGTAGGATAACAATATATTCTCGAAGCGATGGCTTTGAACGTTGGGAAATTGTGGTTTCAATGATGCGTAAGCCATGATGATTATTAAGTGTTTGTTCGCTGTGGTACGACCATTGACTTGGTTGATTTACTAATCCCGAAAGATACTCGTTAAGGTAATGATTTAATAGGTTGCTGTTATTAATTCCGAATAATTGTTCGGCGGCTGGATTAGCCTGATTAATTATGCCTTGTTCGTCTACAACTAAGATGGTATCTGGGACGGTATCTAGGGCTGTAATAAACAAGTTTTCAGCTTGTTCCCGTGCCTGATCGAGGGCAGTAACTTGGGGTAAGCTTGTCCAAGTTGCGATCGCAACTCCCATAAAGGCGATCGTCACCAGTAAAACTACAAATAAATTGTTAGTGTTGGAATTATTTCGCGAACCCTCTATGTAATATCCAGCCAACCAGCCTATAGTCGTCGTGCTACAAATTAAACAGATCAAGACAACAACCTGCCGGATCATAAAATCCGGTGCTTTGCCTTGGCTTTTTGGGCGGTAAAGTTGCATCCACCATGCTGCCTGAAAAGGTGGAAAGGGAATTCGGCGTATTGCTGTATCTATTAATAAAATCCCAGGCATTAGCAGCAACCCCATCAGCAAATCTTTCCAACTCCAAGCCAAACCACCCACGACTAAAACAACTAATTCCACCATAAAAAAGCCCAGGGACAACCAAGGCCATTTCACGGCTGGTTGATCTCGACCCAACCACAGTGCTAGATGAAATAAGATCGAGAACGAAAGATAACCCGTTCCCGTCACCGTTAAAATTTGCGCGATGTCTCCCCAAATTAAATAGGAAGCACCAATTAATAAGTTAAAGGTGAGTGCTGGGCCAAGGACACCTTGGCGAGATACAACTGAAAAAACTGGGGCAAGGTATCCATCTAAAGAAAGCTGATATAAAATCCGAGGACAATTAGAAACGGCTGTTGCAGAACTTAATAAGCAGCTACAAACAATTAGTAAAGTTACTAACCATGAAGCTGACTGCCCCCAAAATGGTTTAGCTGCTGCCAATAAATTTAAGAAAGTGTCGTCACCCATTCCTGGTTGAGTAGCTAATTGCATGAGTAACCATGAACCGCCTAGATAAATTGGAGGAATCAGCCAAGCGACAAAGGGCAAACATTGCAGAGTAGTAGCAGGTCGTTTGCTTTCAGCTACAAAAGAGGCGGCGGTTTCACAATCGTAAATAGCATAAACCGCAATAAAGTACCATTTCGCCCAACCAGGAAAGGAAAAGCTAGACCAAGTATCAGGTAATAAACCAGGACTAGCAGGGGCAAAGGCTAACCATCCCAACCCTTGAAGGCAGAATAAAAGTAAAAACCCTAACGCGGGGATGACAAAACATAAATGTAAAATTCCTAAAGCACGAGTACCACTAAACGCCAGAATAAATGGTAATAGTGTGAAAGTGATTTTCAATAAGGTTTCTGGACAGGTTAAGCCGATATTACTGAGTGTTGTTTGGATTAAATGTGTGAGGATGATGGCGTTAATTGCTGGAACTGATGACCATCCTACAAAGTATCCGATTGGCGCGATGCGTGCTAAAACAGGATAATTGTTGAGTAACCTCGCTGTATAGTTTGCTGTTCCCCCTGAAACCTGGGGCCATTTTGTGCCTAAGCTTTTTGCTTGGAAGTTGATCAGCATCCCCACAATGGCACTAGGCAACCATACCCAAATTGCTTGCGTTCCCAAATCTGCGTGCATTCCAGGGCCAGTACCTAGCCACAGCAGTAAGCCACTCATCCCAAAGCCCCAAGTTTCTAGAGAACTTAGACTTAAGGGAAGACGAGGGTGCGATTGTAATTGAGCGTATTCCTGATTACTATCTACGCCCAGAAGCTTAACTGAA encodes the following:
- a CDS encoding ATP-binding protein; the encoded protein is MSAELLNDQMNESNLSVKLLGVDSNQEYAQLQSHPRLPLSLSSLETWGFGMSGLLLWLGTGPGMHADLGTQAIWVWLPSAIVGMLINFQAKSLGTKWPQVSGGTANYTARLLNNYPVLARIAPIGYFVGWSSVPAINAIILTHLIQTTLSNIGLTCPETLLKITFTLLPFILAFSGTRALGILHLCFVIPALGFLLLFCLQGLGWLAFAPASPGLLPDTWSSFSFPGWAKWYFIAVYAIYDCETAASFVAESKRPATTLQCLPFVAWLIPPIYLGGSWLLMQLATQPGMGDDTFLNLLAAAKPFWGQSASWLVTLLIVCSCLLSSATAVSNCPRILYQLSLDGYLAPVFSVVSRQGVLGPALTFNLLIGASYLIWGDIAQILTVTGTGYLSFSILFHLALWLGRDQPAVKWPWLSLGFFMVELVVLVVGGLAWSWKDLLMGLLLMPGILLIDTAIRRIPFPPFQAAWWMQLYRPKSQGKAPDFMIRQVVVLICLICSTTTIGWLAGYYIEGSRNNSNTNNLFVVLLVTIAFMGVAIATWTSLPQVTALDQAREQAENLFITALDTVPDTILVVDEQGIINQANPAAEQLFGINNSNLLNHYLNEYLSGLVNQPSQWSYHSEQTLNNHHGLRIIETTISQRSKPSLREYIVILRDITERKLAEAQLQQTLQVKDELATQAINQAQELETTLKELQKTQTQLIQTEKMSSLGQLVAGVAHEINNPVNFIHGNLAHVSNYSQDLLDLIALYQEQYSNPIIQKHIEEIDLNYLIEDLPKTLSSMKVGTDRIRQIVLTLRNFSRLDEADKKPVNIHEGIESTFLILQNNLKGKAGEPEIEIIKEYADLPKIECYAGQLNQVFMNILSNAIHALRIEIEGKKIAAPSIRINTQLVDEKWVVIKIKDNGFGMNETVRARLFDPFFTTKSVGEGTGLGLSISYQIVVDKHGGNLECISSPGEGAEFLIKIPLKKY
- a CDS encoding iron uptake porin, with translation MKKYFGKLLLINSAMLLAYSFGLKAAAAQPSTLSATTVNQHNSNLLSLSDAESKPKAILETALNNQDLKLSQQTSALKVEVEPNHNLGQLQQQQVAQTNPAIQQTESSSVNSNNLEQIQRYNNDQQDSLDQVTNVSQFRDVQPSDWAYEALSRVVQTYGCLQGYPDGTYRGNRALSRYEFAAGLNACLRQIEALIARTPTGSTGGVSPSDLQALQRLTEEFRTELATLGTRVNNLEGRTAFLEQRQFSTTTKLVGEAIFALTDGLGENNNVETVLQDRVRLDLQTSFTGKDVLHTRLAASNANQTMVPDIDIAGVPGGTGEGTQTFNLTGGSANNNVVLDWLAYYLPLGDRLQAYIAAYGGIHSDYVLSTANPYLEDFTGGNGALSHFAEENPIFSIGGGAGAGLTYKLSNALGLSVGYLAGGNTSAANANPGNGLFDGDYAALAQLNLNPGGRFQVGLTYVNSYHTLGGPIFNLGGPTGQGRISGGTTGTVYANNPGTLLGVPDNPVQANSYGASASFQLSPRLAINGWFSYTKADILSVDKAEIWNYAVALAFPDLGKRGNLGGIIVGAEPYLGGFSNSPAPANNDIPLHIEGFYRYQLTDNVSITPGVIVLTALNQNQASDDVIIGTLRTTFRF
- a CDS encoding SDR family oxidoreductase, with translation MSRRLEGKVAIITGAGTGIGEAIAHKFAKEGAKVIVNGLSSDPVNDVAEAIKQYGGEAIAHTGDISEESQAQACIQTAIDTYGQLDILVNNAGVFVVTGETQDYPLEDFDYTIRMNLRSAFLMTKYALPHLQKTGGNIVSAGSEAGFNGLSENTTYGGTKGWMHSFMKGVAVEQAKYGIRANCVCPGPIDTAWTHKETGPMDAQMEEMLINATPLARRGTPEEVANVYAFIASAEASYVTGALWLVDGGITVAKGAVGSQTPDSVSQEPQGELRLDHSLEGLEGKKAHAV